The following coding sequences lie in one Actinomycetota bacterium genomic window:
- a CDS encoding LLM class flavin-dependent oxidoreductase, whose protein sequence is MPFTPDATGWVAKVQRAEAMGFYSVSVPDHLGPSLPQLAPMIALASASSITTTIRLAIKVLNNDFRNPSLLAKEIATLDVLSAGRVDMGIGADWLEEDLTKTGIATWDPPGTRVSRLFESISVLRRLFTGEPVTFAGQFYSLDDFTSVPKPIQDPLPIMLGGGGKRMLTYAAKHAQIVSI, encoded by the coding sequence ATGCCCTTCACGCCGGATGCGACGGGGTGGGTAGCGAAGGTTCAGCGCGCAGAGGCGATGGGCTTCTACTCCGTCTCGGTTCCCGACCATCTCGGACCGAGTCTCCCCCAATTAGCTCCGATGATTGCTCTAGCTTCGGCGTCAAGCATCACCACGACTATTCGGCTAGCTATCAAGGTACTCAACAACGATTTCCGCAATCCTTCGTTGCTGGCCAAAGAGATTGCGACTTTGGACGTCTTGTCCGCCGGGCGCGTGGACATGGGCATTGGCGCGGATTGGCTTGAAGAAGACCTGACGAAGACTGGTATTGCGACTTGGGATCCACCGGGCACGCGCGTGAGTCGACTCTTCGAGAGCATCAGTGTGTTGCGGCGACTCTTCACCGGCGAGCCGGTCACATTCGCTGGCCAATTTTACTCGCTCGACGATTTCACTTCCGTGCCGAAACCCATACAGGATCCACTGCCGATCATGCTAGGTGGTGGTGGCAAGAGGATGCTGACATACGCCGCCAAACATGCTCAGATCGTTAGCATCTGA
- a CDS encoding carboxymuconolactone decarboxylase family protein, with amino-acid sequence MQRLPEAQLPEEMATDNRIVRAVYNNPEMFKGFASLSGRVHSASRLSDRMREILVLRTLYRIGSSYQIALHEPASLKAGITRAELNALKCGDFHDFSSAEGAALDFCEAADALTTTDELWDRTAAEWSPQEISDMTLLVGFYAMAGRYLLAMNIVAE; translated from the coding sequence GTGCAACGTTTGCCCGAAGCACAATTGCCTGAAGAGATGGCAACCGACAATCGGATCGTGCGGGCTGTCTACAACAATCCGGAGATGTTCAAGGGCTTTGCAAGCCTGTCCGGCAGAGTACACTCCGCTTCTCGGCTGTCCGATCGCATGCGCGAGATTCTCGTCTTGCGCACGCTCTACCGCATAGGCTCCAGCTATCAGATAGCACTGCACGAACCAGCGTCTCTGAAGGCCGGAATTACTCGCGCAGAACTCAATGCGCTCAAGTGCGGTGACTTCCATGACTTCAGCTCGGCAGAGGGCGCCGCATTGGATTTCTGCGAGGCAGCTGACGCTTTGACAACGACAGACGAGTTGTGGGATCGCACTGCCGCCGAGTGGTCGCCTCAGGAGATCTCTGACATGACATTGCTCGTCGGCTTCTATGCAATGGCTGGCCGATACCTCCTTGCAATGAACATCGTCGCTGAGTAG
- a CDS encoding DUF2889 domain-containing protein: MTITVPVDLFPKGPAVAAPTRRPGSVRRTSTIDSTWPDGMEANRTVIGRSRDLFTPLGGAEPIVLAEDVLIATVAPDRQIVAMETQPPREGVQVLVGAQGGSNSRGRVVAAVPEEVEAGTPLYLLLDDLSGATLVGSVAFRFWESQEAQDERMRQMKKLVGVRVMEGICAGFQPGSSALNADGSNKSMGDTKPVPPINNDEDPWAWHELTDPHEPSHRRSRRIDLWLEDGVVHIETFFQDSYTTPDGHREAVHEYVVTATADRVTGEVISIGADPRVLPHYECPLATVAVSRMVGQPLRGFRDSVNEKLPGIDGCTHMNDTLRSLAEVPVLIPHLM, translated from the coding sequence ATGACGATCACGGTGCCTGTCGACCTGTTCCCAAAAGGTCCCGCCGTAGCTGCCCCCACCCGACGCCCCGGATCGGTGCGGCGCACATCAACAATCGACAGCACTTGGCCAGACGGCATGGAAGCAAACCGCACAGTGATCGGCCGCTCGCGCGACCTCTTCACCCCGCTTGGTGGCGCAGAGCCGATCGTCCTGGCTGAAGATGTGCTCATCGCAACCGTGGCGCCGGATCGGCAGATCGTGGCGATGGAGACGCAGCCTCCTCGTGAAGGTGTGCAGGTGCTCGTTGGCGCCCAGGGTGGCAGCAATTCGCGTGGCCGTGTGGTTGCCGCCGTTCCTGAAGAGGTGGAGGCGGGTACACCGCTCTATCTCCTTCTTGACGATCTGTCTGGCGCGACGCTTGTCGGCAGCGTCGCCTTCCGCTTCTGGGAATCCCAAGAGGCTCAGGATGAGCGCATGCGTCAGATGAAGAAATTGGTCGGCGTGCGCGTGATGGAAGGTATCTGCGCCGGTTTCCAACCGGGATCCTCAGCGTTGAATGCTGACGGATCCAACAAGTCGATGGGTGACACCAAGCCGGTACCGCCGATTAACAACGATGAGGATCCGTGGGCCTGGCACGAGCTGACCGACCCGCACGAGCCATCGCACCGGCGTTCGCGTCGCATTGACCTGTGGCTTGAAGATGGCGTTGTGCATATTGAGACCTTCTTCCAGGATTCGTACACCACGCCTGATGGTCACCGTGAGGCTGTGCATGAGTACGTCGTGACAGCGACGGCTGACCGGGTCACTGGTGAAGTCATCAGCATCGGCGCGGACCCTCGCGTGCTGCCGCATTACGAGTGCCCACTCGCAACAGTTGCCGTGTCACGAATGGTTGGTCAGCCACTGCGTGGCTTCCGCGACTCCGTCAACGAGAAGCTCCCAGGCATTGACGGCTGCACGCACATGAATGACACTCTCCGCTCGCTTGCTGAGGTGCCAGTACTGATCCCTCATCTGATGTAG
- a CDS encoding CoA transferase translates to MGGVLQGLKVVELGDGLSVAQVGNVFADFGAEVITIEPPRGIALRKEPGYLFMGRGKKSVVLDCHQPPQAEQALKLMSQADVVVTSVRQKTLQAWGLDPQSVQSVNPRVVMAVVTGWGLEGPLADVKGHESLVMATVGGNSVNQRLTLASGPNFITVPFAAWSASQTLLHGIFAALRERESSGLGQTVDASLAHSLGAQDPWGQANAVLTQRFPEAFTASAPVAADGSPNSSYTYKLLVAITKDGHWLQFSQVQPRLFRDFMLACGLGWMYEDPKWSEFVTMGTDTVMLPPSADAAMKMEFWDLLLDIVKGKTLKEWQAIFDEWPNVFAEVFRRGTDLLRHPQMEVEGQLVTIKDRRHGDVLMPGPLIRMSGTPAQLGADAPHLDEHGDELRARADGLALERTVESGNVPNDLPLKGVTIMELGTYYAAPHGSTMLTDLGARVIKIEPIEGDPMRTAQAFPEAGGMKVLQGKESLCLNLGSPEARAILAKVIPLVDIVMCSFRMGVAERLGVTADDLIKLNPNLMYLDCPGFGILPPYGGRPAFAPTMSAGSGMSMRNVGSQIPEGVPVDNDAIRLMAVQASSGGGGGSAQPDGVASFAVGSALAMAAYLQAKGVPGQSLLTTMLQSCGHCLGEMMVEFEGRWEPSSTDDQVLGLNALVHLYETSDGWVSLAAPSNTDWLNLSLALAQFDDLAGEPRFENSSLRAEHDQLLVQRLCAIFKQRSAAEWQKLLLAADVGCLECVQAGPETIYVGTLAEEHGWLATVEHPMIGAYSRLGPYAGFSRSRTVATAGGTKGQHTRAIMEEIGFDESAITDYGERGIVAFS, encoded by the coding sequence ATGGGTGGAGTTCTCCAGGGACTCAAAGTTGTCGAACTGGGCGACGGGCTCTCGGTGGCCCAAGTTGGCAATGTGTTCGCCGACTTCGGTGCTGAGGTGATCACCATTGAGCCGCCTCGCGGGATCGCCCTCCGAAAGGAGCCCGGTTACCTGTTTATGGGCCGAGGCAAGAAGAGCGTTGTGCTTGACTGCCATCAACCGCCGCAGGCGGAGCAGGCACTGAAGCTCATGTCGCAGGCTGATGTAGTCGTGACCTCCGTGCGGCAGAAGACCCTGCAAGCCTGGGGATTGGATCCGCAGAGCGTGCAGTCAGTCAACCCCAGGGTTGTCATGGCCGTGGTAACGGGGTGGGGGCTTGAAGGGCCTCTTGCTGACGTCAAGGGTCACGAGTCGCTCGTCATGGCTACGGTCGGCGGCAACTCAGTGAACCAGCGATTGACCCTGGCATCGGGGCCGAACTTCATCACCGTGCCTTTCGCTGCCTGGAGTGCCTCGCAGACTCTGCTGCACGGGATCTTCGCCGCCCTGCGTGAGCGCGAATCGAGTGGACTCGGGCAAACCGTCGATGCATCACTTGCTCACTCGCTCGGCGCCCAGGATCCTTGGGGACAGGCAAACGCCGTCCTCACTCAGCGCTTTCCCGAGGCGTTCACCGCGTCGGCCCCCGTCGCGGCTGACGGAAGCCCGAACTCCAGCTATACCTACAAGCTGCTCGTGGCGATCACCAAGGACGGCCACTGGCTGCAGTTCTCTCAGGTGCAGCCGCGGCTATTCCGCGACTTCATGCTCGCCTGTGGCTTGGGCTGGATGTACGAGGATCCAAAGTGGAGCGAGTTCGTCACCATGGGCACTGACACCGTCATGCTTCCGCCATCGGCAGATGCTGCGATGAAGATGGAGTTCTGGGATCTGCTGCTGGACATCGTCAAGGGCAAGACCCTGAAGGAATGGCAGGCGATCTTCGACGAGTGGCCGAACGTCTTCGCCGAGGTCTTCCGTCGCGGTACTGATTTGTTGCGGCATCCACAGATGGAAGTGGAAGGACAGCTCGTCACCATCAAGGATCGTCGCCACGGTGATGTGCTCATGCCCGGACCGCTTATTCGGATGAGCGGAACGCCGGCGCAACTCGGCGCCGATGCCCCCCATCTCGATGAGCATGGCGATGAGCTTCGTGCACGCGCGGATGGGCTCGCGCTCGAGCGCACAGTCGAGTCCGGCAATGTGCCCAATGACCTGCCACTCAAAGGGGTAACCATCATGGAGCTGGGCACCTACTACGCGGCTCCACACGGATCGACCATGCTCACCGATTTGGGTGCGCGTGTAATCAAGATCGAGCCAATCGAGGGCGATCCGATGCGCACCGCTCAGGCCTTTCCAGAGGCCGGCGGCATGAAGGTTCTGCAGGGCAAGGAATCGCTTTGTCTCAATCTTGGCTCGCCTGAGGCGCGGGCGATCCTGGCGAAGGTGATCCCGCTGGTCGACATAGTTATGTGCTCCTTCCGCATGGGTGTTGCTGAACGACTTGGTGTCACTGCCGATGACCTCATCAAGCTCAATCCGAATCTGATGTATCTGGACTGCCCCGGCTTTGGCATCCTGCCGCCGTACGGCGGCCGCCCGGCATTCGCTCCCACGATGTCCGCAGGGAGCGGCATGTCCATGCGCAATGTCGGAAGCCAGATCCCTGAAGGTGTTCCAGTCGACAATGACGCCATCCGCCTGATGGCCGTGCAGGCGAGTTCGGGCGGTGGCGGTGGGTCGGCGCAGCCCGATGGCGTTGCCTCCTTCGCTGTTGGCAGTGCGCTCGCAATGGCCGCGTACCTCCAGGCCAAGGGAGTACCCGGACAGTCCCTGCTCACCACGATGCTCCAGTCTTGCGGTCATTGTCTGGGCGAGATGATGGTGGAGTTCGAGGGCCGATGGGAACCGAGTTCGACCGATGATCAAGTGCTCGGCCTGAATGCGCTCGTGCACCTGTATGAGACGAGTGACGGCTGGGTGTCCTTGGCGGCTCCTTCGAACACAGACTGGCTCAATCTGTCCTTGGCCCTCGCGCAATTCGATGATCTTGCCGGCGAACCCAGATTTGAAAACTCGAGCCTGCGAGCTGAACATGATCAACTGCTGGTTCAGCGCCTATGCGCGATCTTCAAGCAACGCTCAGCCGCCGAGTGGCAGAAGCTTCTGCTCGCAGCCGATGTCGGATGTCTTGAGTGCGTGCAAGCCGGACCGGAGACGATCTACGTCGGCACCCTCGCAGAGGAGCACGGCTGGCTCGCGACCGTCGAGCATCCAATGATTGGTGCGTATTCGCGGCTTGGCCCTTACGCTGGCTTCTCGCGCTCGCGCACGGTTGCCACGGCAGGCGGAACCAAGGGCCAGCACACGCGCGCCATCATGGAGGAGATCGGCTTCGATGAGTCGGCGATCACCGATTACGGCGAGCGCGGCATCGTCGCCTTCAGCTAG